Part of the Natronogracilivirga saccharolytica genome is shown below.
AACCGAGTCAAGGGACACGCTTAAGCATAAAATTGACCGGTTCTGGCTTTCCAACATCGGCAACAAGGAAGAGGCAAGCCGGGTCATTGAAAAGTATTACGAGAGGGTGGAAGAGGCGAACAAGCAATTCTCAAACTTCAAGGAGGGGTGGATGACCGATATGGGGATGGTCTATATACTCTTCGGGCCACCCTGGTATGTGGAACGGTCACTGGACACGATGGTGTGGATATACGGCTACAACCGAAGTGACCCTCGAAGGGTATTTCAGTTTCGCCGGACTCGTGTTGCAAGTGACGCACGACCGTTCGAACATTATATTCTGCAGAGACGCAATGAGTACCACAGTGTGGAATATGAACAGATTCAACGCTGGCTCTCCGGTACTATATTAACACGGCCTATCTGATTGTAAATATTGTAATTATAAGACTCCCCCCGAAGCCTGACATCTGCTTCTTTAGACAAAGCTGTAACTTCAGAAGTAATAATTGTTAATTACAGTAAAAAAATATTTGCATTATTTTCATTTATAACCAATCTTTGTAGTTGTCAGGCTGAACAGCACTTAGAAAGCGTGGTGATTCAGCCTTCCTTACTCATAAATGATTGATAAATGCTTTTTTGCGTTTATTTTGATTAAATGAAAACGGGTTTTGGGTTACGATTTCATGCCGGGAGAAATAATGTGTATTTACATTTTATGACTTCCGTCTTTACATCTGTGGCTTATAACCCGCCGTCATCAACAAAAATAAATTGAGGTCGTATATGTTCAGAAAGGTACTACTGTCCCTGACCTTCTGCCTGATAGCCGTGCCGTTTGCCATTGCGCAGACTGGTACTTTAACCGGTGAGGTTACCGACTCCCGGTCAGGCGAAGTGTTGGTTGGTGTCAATATATTTGTGGAAGAGCTCGAACGCGGAGCAGTCACAAATATAGACGGACTTTACAGCATTGAAAATATTCCTGTCGGGGAATACAATTTGCGAATCACTTATGTGGGTTACACGGTCATTGAAGAACAGGTAACCGTCACAGAAGGTGAAAATGTCATGGACTACATGATGGTCCCCGATCTTATCGGATTGGATGAAATGCTCGTAACCGGTCAGCAGATCGAGCGTCAGGCTCGCTCACTTGCCTACTCGGTATCCAGAATATCCGGTGAGGAAGTAGCCCGTGCACGTGAATCCAACTTTGTGGATGCACTGGCCGGAAAAATCCCCGGTGTGGACATCCAGAGCCAGTCAGGCAATATCGGTGCTTCGTCACGGATTACTATTCGTGGTATTTCTTCGCTGACTGGAGCCAATCA
Proteins encoded:
- a CDS encoding TonB-dependent receptor plug domain-containing protein, whose translation is MFRKVLLSLTFCLIAVPFAIAQTGTLTGEVTDSRSGEVLVGVNIFVEELERGAVTNIDGLYSIENIPVGEYNLRITYVGYTVIEEQVTVTEGENVMDYMMVPDLIGLDEMLVTGQQIERQARSLAYSVSRISGEEVARARESNFVDALAGKIPGVDIQSQSGNIGASSRITIRGISSLTGANQPLFVVDGVPISNSNIVEGTSQDRLTGAIDVGNRAGDLNADDIEDITVLRGAAAAALYGQRARNGVILVTTKRGSEARGQTVTVNVPSGEWEKIPRL